Proteins from one Deltaproteobacteria bacterium genomic window:
- a CDS encoding slipin family protein, which translates to MITTIAIVVLVIFFLSVAIRVLNEYERGVIFRLGRVIDAKGPGLIILLPIIDKIVKVSLRLVALDVDPQDVITRDNVSVKVNAVIYFRVVDATKAIIEVENYSYAMSQLAQTTIRSVCGQAELDELLAERDKINSELQEILDTHTDPWGIKVTTVELKHIDLPQEMQRAMARQAEAERERRAKVINAEGEYQAATRLAEASEIIKKNPIALQLRYLQTVNEMSTENNSTIFFPIPIDLLSPFLKKKE; encoded by the coding sequence ATGATAACGACCATAGCTATCGTCGTGTTGGTGATCTTTTTTTTATCCGTTGCCATACGCGTATTGAACGAGTACGAGCGGGGCGTCATCTTCAGACTGGGGCGTGTCATCGATGCCAAGGGACCGGGACTGATCATTTTGCTGCCAATCATCGATAAGATAGTAAAGGTGAGCCTGCGGCTGGTGGCCCTGGATGTGGATCCTCAGGATGTCATCACCCGCGACAACGTGTCGGTCAAGGTCAATGCCGTGATCTATTTTAGGGTGGTCGACGCCACCAAGGCCATCATCGAGGTAGAGAATTACAGTTACGCCATGTCCCAGCTGGCACAGACGACCATTCGAAGCGTGTGCGGCCAGGCGGAGCTGGATGAACTCCTGGCGGAGAGGGATAAGATCAATTCCGAGCTGCAGGAAATCTTGGACACGCATACCGATCCCTGGGGAATCAAGGTGACCACCGTGGAATTGAAACACATCGACCTCCCTCAGGAAATGCAGCGGGCCATGGCACGGCAGGCGGAAGCCGAGCGGGAACGGCGGGCCAAGGTCATCAATGCGGAAGGGGAATATCAGGCGGCCACCAGGCTTGCAGAAGCATCTGAAATAATAAAGAAAAATCCGATAGCTCTGCAGCTGCGATATCTTCAGACGGTAAACGAGATGTCGACCGAAAACAACTCGACAATCTTTTTCCCCATTCCCATCGATCTGTTGAGCCCTTTTTTGAAAAAGAAGGAATAA
- a CDS encoding nodulation protein NfeD has product MKSIRIIAMLVALLAIFIGTCAGAGQGDVYVMRVADAISPAITDFIIKGIAEADRDRAACLIVELDTPGGLVEATRKIVMAIYAAHTPVVVFVSPGGARAASAGVMITMAADIAAMAPGTNIGAAHPVGGGGRDIGETMSEKVTNDVAAFAKSIAERRKRNVEWAEKAVRESVSVTEKEALAHNVIDVVAEDVEDLVRQIDGREVEGKGRLSLAGAERKNIHETMRTRILKTISNPNIAYILMMIGLAGIYFELSHPGVIFPGAIGGIALVLAFFAFQTLPVNYAGILLIVLAIVFFILEMKIASFGLLSVAGVVSLFLGSLMLFEGDAQGFGLSWRVFLPTVLLVSGFFILVAGLAFRAQVAKPRTGGKGLIGEIGVVKKRLAPEGKVFVHGELWFARARETIEEGSKVRVVAVKNLVLDVERE; this is encoded by the coding sequence ATGAAATCCATCCGTATCATCGCCATGTTGGTTGCATTGCTGGCAATTTTCATTGGCACATGCGCCGGAGCCGGCCAGGGAGACGTTTATGTCATGCGCGTGGCCGATGCCATCAGCCCCGCGATCACCGATTTCATCATCAAAGGGATTGCGGAGGCCGACCGGGATCGGGCGGCCTGTCTGATTGTCGAACTGGACACGCCGGGCGGCCTGGTCGAGGCCACCCGCAAGATTGTCATGGCCATCTATGCCGCGCATACGCCGGTGGTGGTATTCGTGTCGCCCGGGGGTGCCAGGGCCGCTTCCGCAGGGGTCATGATAACCATGGCCGCCGACATTGCCGCCATGGCTCCGGGGACCAACATCGGCGCCGCCCACCCGGTCGGCGGTGGCGGCAGAGATATCGGCGAAACCATGTCCGAAAAGGTGACCAATGATGTGGCAGCCTTTGCCAAGAGCATTGCCGAACGGCGCAAACGCAATGTGGAGTGGGCCGAAAAAGCGGTCCGGGAGAGCGTGTCCGTGACCGAAAAAGAGGCTTTGGCGCACAACGTCATCGATGTCGTTGCCGAGGATGTGGAAGACCTCGTCCGGCAAATCGACGGCCGCGAAGTCGAGGGCAAGGGCCGGCTGAGCCTCGCAGGGGCGGAACGGAAAAACATTCACGAAACCATGCGCACCAGGATATTGAAGACCATCAGCAATCCCAACATCGCCTACATTCTGATGATGATCGGCTTGGCGGGCATCTATTTCGAACTGTCGCACCCCGGTGTCATTTTCCCGGGCGCCATCGGGGGTATAGCGCTCGTCCTGGCCTTTTTCGCTTTTCAGACTCTGCCGGTCAACTATGCGGGGATACTGCTTATTGTTTTGGCCATCGTGTTTTTCATTCTGGAGATGAAGATCGCGAGCTTCGGACTTCTGAGCGTGGCGGGGGTGGTTTCCCTCTTTCTGGGGTCCCTGATGCTGTTTGAGGGGGATGCCCAAGGGTTCGGGCTTTCCTGGAGAGTGTTTCTTCCCACGGTTTTGCTGGTTTCAGGCTTTTTTATTCTGGTTGCCGGGCTGGCCTTTCGGGCGCAGGTGGCCAAGCCTAGAACCGGCGGGAAGGGGCTGATCGGGGAAATCGGGGTCGTCAAAAAGCGTCTGGCACCCGAGGGGAAGGTTTTCGTGCACGGTGAGCTATGGTTTGCCCGGGCGCGTGAGACCATCGAGGAGGGGTCCAAGGTCCGTGTCGTCGCCGTTAAAAATCTGGTGCTGGACGTGGAGCGCGAATAA
- a CDS encoding transcription termination factor Rho: MAAKEETEKPLDKMTVKELKGVALEMPEISGVHGMNKGDLLSAIKMAKGIPEENKKKKSGSIRELKQKVKVLKVKRREALEADDAKKAMIYRRKISRMKHKMRSYA, translated from the coding sequence ATGGCAGCCAAAGAAGAAACCGAAAAACCATTGGACAAGATGACCGTCAAGGAGCTCAAAGGGGTCGCCCTGGAAATGCCTGAAATATCCGGGGTGCACGGCATGAACAAGGGCGACCTTTTGTCGGCCATTAAAATGGCCAAGGGGATACCGGAGGAAAACAAGAAGAAAAAATCCGGGTCCATTCGTGAACTCAAACAGAAAGTCAAGGTTCTGAAGGTAAAACGTCGGGAAGCGCTGGAAGCCGACGATGCAAAAAAGGCCATGATCTACCGGCGCAAGATATCCAGGATGAAGCACAAGATGCGCAGCTACGCGTGA